One segment of Methylotuvimicrobium sp. KM2 DNA contains the following:
- a CDS encoding helix-hairpin-helix domain-containing protein has product MLNDNQKDILERSNVQLKQLSEEKLIAIASRATDEAKLDDKELVEFIEIANALYRGGDALISDAEYDFTFIAELKRRHPNHPFVTRVEPEAAFAGKTVELPVRMLSTDKAYSQSEIENWAKRIKKSADELNIDFDSVVFKVTPKLDGYAAYDDGERLYTRGDGRKGTDITRVFERGLQVADNGSRGLGAGEIVVNKTYFQRYLSEFFDNTRNFQASVIKEKELEQHAEQAIKDRAAVFFPFAKLPAWQGSWMELVERFDEIVKQIWHAVDYDVDGVILEITDEKIKAHMGATRHHHRWQIAYKENVATAEVKILQVVPQTSRSGRITPVVEVEPIRLSGALLQRATAHHYKMVVDKGIGPGAVIKLARSGEVIPKIEEVITPVEPDLPEQCPSCGSELVWDGDFLYCTNNFDCPAQVSHSIEHFFRVLGNNDGFGPATIAKLYDNDIRTIDKIYRLNASDFEAMGFGPKQSQNLVDQLQRSLSEPIEDWRFLAAFGVFRMGLGNCEKLLAHYRLPEIFSLSEAEIVSLEGFAEKTADIVLKGLKKIEPLFNRLYRLGFALNETKTQEMPEEQSAIAGKSLVFTGTMQQGSREDMIREAKAMGAKVGSAVSGKTDYLVIGEKVGATKLNAAEKHGVRILSETEYLDLVGR; this is encoded by the coding sequence ATGCTAAACGATAATCAAAAAGACATTCTCGAACGCTCAAATGTTCAATTAAAACAACTGAGCGAGGAAAAACTCATAGCAATTGCCTCGCGCGCGACCGACGAAGCGAAACTAGACGACAAGGAACTCGTCGAATTCATCGAGATAGCCAATGCCTTGTATCGAGGCGGCGATGCCCTGATTAGCGACGCCGAGTACGACTTTACTTTTATCGCCGAACTGAAGCGCCGTCATCCGAACCACCCTTTCGTAACGCGCGTCGAACCGGAAGCGGCTTTTGCCGGTAAAACAGTTGAATTACCGGTCAGAATGCTATCGACCGACAAGGCTTATAGCCAGAGCGAAATCGAAAATTGGGCCAAGCGCATCAAAAAATCGGCGGACGAGTTAAACATCGACTTCGATTCGGTCGTTTTCAAGGTAACGCCGAAGCTGGACGGTTATGCGGCCTATGACGACGGCGAACGGCTTTACACGCGCGGCGACGGCAGAAAAGGCACCGACATCACACGCGTCTTCGAGCGCGGCTTACAAGTCGCGGATAATGGCTCACGCGGACTGGGCGCCGGCGAAATCGTCGTCAATAAAACCTATTTCCAACGCTATTTGTCCGAGTTTTTCGATAACACGCGTAATTTTCAAGCCAGCGTCATCAAGGAAAAAGAACTGGAGCAACATGCCGAACAGGCCATCAAAGATCGGGCTGCGGTTTTTTTTCCTTTTGCGAAACTGCCTGCTTGGCAAGGCAGTTGGATGGAACTTGTCGAGCGCTTCGATGAGATCGTAAAACAAATTTGGCATGCGGTAGATTATGACGTCGACGGCGTAATACTCGAAATCACCGACGAAAAAATCAAAGCACATATGGGCGCCACCCGCCATCATCATCGTTGGCAAATCGCCTACAAAGAGAATGTCGCGACCGCCGAAGTCAAGATCCTCCAAGTCGTGCCGCAAACCTCGCGCTCAGGCCGCATCACACCGGTCGTTGAAGTCGAACCGATCCGCTTGAGCGGCGCACTGTTGCAACGAGCGACCGCTCACCATTATAAAATGGTCGTCGACAAAGGCATCGGTCCCGGCGCGGTGATCAAGCTCGCCCGAAGCGGCGAGGTCATTCCGAAAATCGAGGAAGTCATCACACCGGTCGAACCGGATCTTCCGGAACAATGCCCTAGTTGCGGCAGCGAGTTGGTTTGGGACGGCGACTTTTTGTACTGCACGAACAATTTCGATTGCCCAGCCCAAGTCAGTCATTCGATAGAACACTTTTTTCGGGTACTCGGCAATAACGACGGTTTCGGCCCGGCGACGATCGCCAAACTTTACGATAACGATATCCGAACGATCGATAAAATCTACCGACTCAACGCATCGGATTTCGAAGCGATGGGTTTCGGCCCGAAACAGTCGCAAAATTTAGTCGATCAATTGCAGCGCAGTTTGTCCGAACCGATCGAGGATTGGCGATTTTTAGCCGCGTTCGGCGTATTCCGAATGGGGCTTGGCAACTGCGAAAAACTGCTCGCGCACTACCGTTTACCGGAAATATTTTCGTTGAGCGAAGCAGAGATCGTCTCGCTCGAAGGCTTCGCCGAAAAAACCGCCGATATCGTCTTAAAAGGTTTGAAAAAAATCGAACCGTTGTTCAACCGCTTATATCGTTTAGGTTTTGCATTGAACGAAACCAAAACCCAAGAAATGCCTGAGGAACAAAGCGCCATAGCAGGCAAATCGTTGGTATTCACCGGCACGATGCAGCAAGGCTCGCGCGAGGATATGATTCGCGAAGCCAAAGCGATGGGCGCGAAAGTGGGCAGCGCGGTCAGCGGGAAAACCGACTACTTGGTCATCGGGGAAAAGGTAGGCGCAACCAAATTAAACGCCGCAGAAAAACACGGCGTCCGCATACTGAGCGAAACCGAATATCTGGATTTGGTCGGTCGATAG
- the gpmI gene encoding 2,3-bisphosphoglycerate-independent phosphoglycerate mutase: MNELKKNMDFTGPKGPVVLAIMDGIGIGKNPESDFVLQSATPNLDWLRKHALYTELRAHGVAVGLPDDGDMGNSEVGHNAIGCGRVFSQGASLVGKAIESGAMFAPESVWDELIRNVIKKESTLHFIGLFSDGNVHSNLNHLEAMLRKAKEQGVKKARIHALIDGRDVPPTSALEYVERFETFLNEINADGSVDYCVASGGGRMNITMDRYNANWDMVRRGWDTHVKAEGRRFASMKEAIETFRKEKPGILDQDLPAFVIERDGAPAGPIVDGDSVIFFNFRGDRALEITKAFEADELNEFDRGPKPDVLYAGMMQYDGDLGVPERYLVTPPAIDRTMSEYLSNAGIKQLAISETQKFGHMTYFFNGNNSGKFPTETWVEIPSDACPFEEAPRMKADEITDAVAQAIESGEYKFIRLNYPNGDMVGHTGDVNAVKAAVEAVDQGIGRIIEALKKTGGILVCSADHGNADDMCELDKKTGKLVLDDEGKFKPKTAHSLNPVPAIIYDPSGVAHARLADVPNPGIANLAATCITLLGFESPEDYVPSLVKVG; the protein is encoded by the coding sequence ATGAATGAATTAAAAAAGAATATGGATTTTACAGGACCTAAGGGTCCTGTGGTGTTGGCCATTATGGATGGGATAGGAATTGGTAAGAATCCGGAAAGCGATTTTGTGCTGCAATCTGCGACGCCAAATTTGGATTGGTTGCGTAAGCATGCCTTGTATACAGAGTTGCGTGCTCATGGCGTTGCAGTGGGTTTGCCGGACGACGGCGACATGGGCAATTCGGAAGTCGGCCATAACGCCATTGGTTGCGGACGTGTTTTTTCTCAAGGGGCATCCTTGGTAGGCAAGGCGATCGAATCCGGGGCTATGTTCGCGCCCGAGTCGGTTTGGGATGAGCTTATTCGAAACGTCATTAAAAAAGAATCGACCTTACATTTTATTGGTTTGTTTTCGGACGGCAATGTGCATTCCAATCTGAATCACTTGGAAGCGATGTTGCGGAAAGCCAAGGAGCAAGGCGTTAAAAAGGCGCGAATTCATGCCTTGATCGATGGTCGCGATGTGCCTCCGACCTCGGCGCTGGAATATGTCGAGCGCTTCGAAACCTTTTTGAACGAGATCAATGCCGATGGCAGCGTCGATTATTGTGTCGCATCCGGCGGCGGACGCATGAACATTACGATGGATCGTTATAATGCCAACTGGGATATGGTGCGGCGCGGTTGGGATACGCATGTGAAAGCCGAAGGCCGGCGCTTTGCTTCCATGAAGGAAGCGATAGAAACCTTCCGTAAAGAAAAACCCGGCATTTTAGATCAAGATTTACCCGCGTTCGTCATCGAGCGTGACGGAGCGCCGGCAGGACCGATTGTCGATGGCGACAGCGTAATCTTCTTTAACTTCAGAGGCGATCGGGCATTGGAAATTACCAAGGCCTTTGAAGCGGACGAATTGAACGAGTTCGATCGTGGTCCGAAACCGGATGTGTTATATGCGGGTATGATGCAATACGACGGCGACCTTGGCGTTCCCGAGCGTTATTTGGTAACGCCGCCCGCGATTGATCGTACGATGAGCGAATATTTGTCGAACGCCGGTATAAAACAGTTGGCGATTTCCGAAACGCAGAAATTCGGCCACATGACCTATTTTTTCAATGGCAATAATTCCGGTAAATTCCCGACCGAAACCTGGGTGGAAATTCCGTCGGATGCTTGTCCATTCGAGGAAGCGCCGCGAATGAAAGCGGACGAAATCACCGATGCTGTCGCACAGGCGATCGAGAGCGGGGAATATAAATTTATCCGCTTAAATTATCCGAATGGCGATATGGTTGGTCATACCGGCGATGTTAATGCGGTAAAGGCTGCTGTCGAAGCCGTCGATCAAGGTATCGGCAGGATTATCGAGGCGCTGAAAAAGACAGGCGGAATTCTAGTATGTTCGGCAGACCACGGCAATGCGGACGACATGTGCGAGCTGGATAAAAAGACAGGCAAGCTGGTTCTTGACGATGAAGGCAAGTTCAAGCCGAAAACGGCGCATTCATTGAACCCGGTGCCGGCAATTATTTACGATCCTTCAGGGGTGGCTCATGCGCGTTTGGCCGATGTGCCAAACCCCGGTATCGCGAATCTGGCGGCGACTTGCATCACGCTGCTAGGCTTCGAGTCGCCGGAAGATTATGTTCCAAGCCTTGTGAAAGTCGGTTGA
- a CDS encoding dicarboxylate/amino acid:cation symporter, with product MPITTKILIAMCLGLLAGSAINAFGQDNGAIREYLVEGLFHVVGASFINALKMLVVPLVSFSLICGVCGIGDIAALGRIGIKAFGLYLLTTGLAIALALLIAVSVGPGRDFERSGDVAEFSAPEAPGLAEVLIGIVPSNPVNAFAEGNMLQIIFFVILFAIAMMMAGEVGFQLLRTAEQLNEVMMKLVMLVMEFAPIGVFCLIAKSFSEQGIGLIVPMLGYFSAVIASLFLHTTLTLCLLLWLMTRMNPWEFMKKMRPVHIFAFSTASSNATIPVNLRVVEHDLGVPNSTAAFTIPLGATINMDGTAIMQGVATVFIANVYGIELGLMQYLTVIGMSILASIGTAGVPGVGLIMLAMVFNQVGLPVEGIALILGVDRLLDMLRTVVNVTGDAAVTCIVAKGEHRR from the coding sequence ATGCCGATCACCACAAAAATTTTGATTGCGATGTGCTTGGGGCTATTGGCAGGAAGCGCGATCAATGCTTTCGGACAAGATAATGGCGCGATTCGGGAATATCTGGTCGAGGGATTATTTCATGTGGTCGGCGCTTCGTTTATCAATGCCTTGAAAATGCTGGTCGTGCCGTTGGTCAGCTTTTCGCTGATTTGCGGCGTATGCGGCATCGGCGATATCGCTGCGTTAGGCCGTATCGGCATTAAAGCCTTTGGTTTGTATTTGTTGACGACCGGCCTTGCGATTGCCCTGGCCTTGTTGATTGCCGTTTCGGTCGGTCCCGGGCGCGATTTTGAACGTAGCGGCGACGTTGCCGAATTTAGCGCGCCCGAAGCGCCCGGTTTAGCCGAAGTGTTGATCGGGATCGTACCGAGCAATCCGGTTAATGCGTTCGCCGAAGGCAATATGCTGCAGATCATCTTTTTTGTGATTCTTTTTGCGATCGCGATGATGATGGCGGGCGAAGTCGGTTTCCAATTGTTGAGAACCGCCGAGCAATTGAACGAAGTCATGATGAAACTCGTGATGCTGGTTATGGAATTTGCGCCGATCGGGGTTTTTTGTTTAATCGCGAAGAGTTTTTCCGAACAGGGTATCGGTTTGATCGTGCCGATGCTGGGTTATTTTTCGGCGGTTATCGCCAGTTTGTTTCTCCATACTACGCTAACGTTGTGTTTGTTGTTATGGCTCATGACGCGAATGAATCCATGGGAATTTATGAAAAAAATGCGTCCGGTGCATATCTTCGCCTTCAGTACGGCCAGTTCCAACGCGACGATTCCGGTCAATCTGCGCGTCGTCGAACACGATTTGGGCGTGCCGAACTCGACCGCGGCATTCACGATTCCGCTCGGTGCGACTATCAACATGGACGGTACCGCGATTATGCAGGGCGTCGCGACAGTATTTATTGCCAATGTCTACGGCATCGAACTCGGGTTGATGCAATATTTAACCGTGATCGGCATGTCGATATTGGCGTCGATCGGCACGGCAGGCGTGCCCGGCGTTGGATTGATCATGCTGGCGATGGTATTCAATCAAGTCGGGCTGCCGGTCGAGGGCATTGCCTTGATTTTAGGCGTGGATCGGCTTTTGGACATGCTTAGAACGGTCGTCAACGTGACTGGCGATGCGGCCGTGACCTGTATCGTCGCTAAGGGAGAGCATCGTCGCTAA
- a CDS encoding (5-formylfuran-3-yl)methyl phosphate synthase: MTGMLASVSKLDEALRILNFEVDIVDLKQPSQGALGALDTMTVARIVKAINGQCPVSATVGDLPMIPEVIVSAVTDMAATGVDYIKIGFFPGGDWQGTLDALTPLAQAGLALIGVMFADSEPDLHSVAAFKQAGFKGVMLDTMDKSSGSLPHVLTDDAIAGFVAKCNELKLICGLAGSLRVEDVPGLLRHKPDYLGFRGALCRRHDRTSHLDDNAILEVKKAFLQG; this comes from the coding sequence ATGACCGGGATGCTCGCCAGTGTCAGCAAGCTCGATGAAGCGCTGAGGATCTTGAATTTCGAAGTCGATATCGTCGACTTGAAGCAGCCTTCCCAAGGCGCGTTAGGGGCGCTGGATACCATGACGGTTGCACGTATCGTCAAGGCAATCAATGGACAATGCCCGGTCAGCGCGACGGTCGGCGATTTGCCGATGATTCCGGAAGTCATCGTGAGCGCGGTAACGGATATGGCGGCGACCGGCGTCGATTATATCAAGATCGGTTTTTTTCCCGGCGGCGATTGGCAAGGCACGTTGGATGCATTGACGCCGTTGGCTCAAGCCGGCTTGGCGTTAATCGGGGTCATGTTTGCCGATAGCGAACCCGATTTACATTCCGTGGCCGCGTTCAAGCAGGCTGGTTTCAAGGGGGTAATGCTGGATACGATGGACAAAAGTTCGGGTTCCTTGCCTCATGTGTTGACTGATGATGCGATCGCGGGATTCGTAGCTAAATGCAATGAACTCAAACTGATATGCGGACTTGCCGGGTCGCTAAGGGTCGAGGATGTACCTGGTTTGTTACGCCATAAACCCGATTATTTAGGTTTTCGAGGCGCTTTGTGTAGGCGACACGATCGAACCTCGCATTTGGATGATAATGCGATACTTGAGGTTAAAAAAGCGTTTTTACAGGGTTAA
- a CDS encoding DUF447 domain-containing protein, protein MILETIVTTQNLEGRAHIAPMGIHRHDEELIILPFRPSTTLDNLMTSSHAVINYCDDVRVFAGCLTGRRDWPLIEAEKINGKVLACALAHSEVEVVRVEEDALRPKLFCKIIHTVNHAPFMGFNRAQYSVLEAAILVSRLGMLPQEKIDAELDYLKIGLEKTAGPKELEAWSWLMAVIEQHKREKLA, encoded by the coding sequence ATGATTTTAGAAACGATAGTCACCACGCAAAATTTAGAAGGCAGGGCGCATATTGCGCCGATGGGCATTCATCGGCACGATGAAGAATTGATCATTTTGCCGTTTCGGCCGTCGACCACGCTCGACAATCTCATGACGAGTAGTCATGCCGTGATCAATTATTGCGACGATGTCAGGGTGTTTGCCGGCTGTTTGACAGGACGGCGCGATTGGCCTTTGATCGAGGCCGAGAAGATTAACGGTAAGGTCTTGGCATGCGCCTTGGCGCATAGCGAAGTCGAAGTAGTCCGAGTCGAGGAAGATGCGTTGAGGCCGAAGCTGTTTTGCAAAATTATTCATACGGTCAACCATGCGCCGTTCATGGGTTTTAACCGGGCCCAGTATTCGGTCTTGGAAGCGGCGATTTTGGTCAGTCGGCTGGGTATGTTGCCGCAAGAAAAAATCGATGCAGAACTGGATTATCTTAAAATCGGCCTCGAAAAAACCGCCGGCCCGAAGGAGCTCGAGGCGTGGTCTTGGTTAATGGCGGTCATCGAACAGCACAAACGAGAGAAGCTCGCATGA
- a CDS encoding DUF6513 domain-containing protein encodes MSEHILFLTGKLAEKQLHQILEKMQPEFTYTVHQLGIKVAALMTTDMICRRLKETYQADRMILPGRCRGDLDKVIQQFGLPVERGPDELKDLPLFFGKEAHKPDLSEYRVKIFAEIVDAPNVSVDEVVERAHYYRRHGADVIDIGCLPGTPFPHMEAIIRALKQEGFTVSIDSLEADDLLRGGKAGADFMLSLHEGTLWVADEVETTPILIPEIHEDLASLDRAIEAMQAKNRPFLVDPILDPLHYGFTQSVVRYHQVRQKYPDIEIMMGVGNITELTHADTVGMNALLLGICSELEINAILATEVSKHACRAVKEADLARRIMHAAKQNNMLPKHIDSGLMALHETAPFPYTLDEIKELAGEITDPSYRIQTSTEGLHIFNRDGFHSATDPFDLYPKLGVENDGGHAFYLGVELARAEIAWQLGKRFNQDEALSWGCATDLVEPTVDLHSFKPAGTTLKKN; translated from the coding sequence ATGAGCGAGCACATCTTGTTTTTGACCGGAAAATTGGCCGAAAAACAATTACACCAAATTCTGGAAAAAATGCAGCCGGAGTTTACCTATACGGTACATCAGCTAGGTATTAAAGTCGCTGCGTTGATGACCACTGACATGATTTGCCGTCGGCTAAAGGAAACCTACCAAGCCGACCGGATGATCCTACCTGGGCGGTGCCGGGGCGATCTGGACAAGGTGATACAACAATTCGGTTTACCGGTCGAGCGTGGCCCCGATGAGTTAAAAGATTTACCGCTATTTTTCGGCAAGGAAGCGCATAAGCCCGATCTTAGCGAATATCGCGTGAAAATTTTTGCCGAAATCGTCGATGCGCCGAATGTTTCTGTCGATGAGGTCGTCGAGCGAGCGCATTATTACCGGCGTCACGGCGCCGATGTGATCGATATCGGCTGTTTGCCGGGAACGCCGTTTCCGCACATGGAAGCCATTATTCGAGCCTTAAAACAAGAAGGCTTTACGGTCAGCATCGATTCGCTCGAAGCCGACGACTTGCTCAGAGGCGGCAAGGCCGGCGCCGATTTCATGTTGAGCCTGCACGAAGGAACGCTCTGGGTCGCCGATGAAGTCGAAACGACGCCGATTTTAATCCCGGAAATTCATGAAGACTTGGCATCGCTCGATCGTGCGATCGAAGCCATGCAGGCTAAAAATCGCCCATTCCTGGTCGACCCTATCTTGGATCCGTTGCATTACGGTTTCACGCAATCGGTCGTGCGTTATCATCAGGTACGGCAAAAATATCCCGATATCGAGATCATGATGGGCGTCGGTAATATCACCGAATTGACGCATGCCGACACGGTCGGAATGAATGCGCTGTTATTGGGTATTTGCTCGGAGCTCGAGATCAATGCGATTCTCGCGACCGAAGTCAGCAAACATGCTTGTCGAGCGGTCAAGGAAGCCGACTTGGCGAGGCGTATCATGCATGCCGCGAAACAAAACAACATGCTACCCAAGCATATCGATTCGGGTTTGATGGCGCTGCACGAGACCGCGCCGTTTCCCTATACGCTCGATGAGATCAAAGAGCTGGCCGGCGAGATCACCGACCCGAGCTACCGTATTCAAACCAGCACCGAAGGGCTGCATATTTTTAACCGAGACGGTTTTCATTCGGCGACCGACCCGTTCGATTTATATCCGAAACTCGGCGTCGAAAACGACGGCGGTCACGCCTTTTATTTAGGCGTCGAACTGGCGCGCGCCGAAATTGCCTGGCAACTCGGCAAACGCTTCAATCAAGACGAGGCCTTGAGTTGGGGCTGCGCGACCGATCTAGTCGAACCGACGGTCGATTTGCACAGCTTTAAACCGGCCGGCACGACGCTAAAGAAAAATTAA
- a CDS encoding flavoprotein: MDKPRLAWAVTGSGHYIEECLEFLMTLDDVDLYLSQAGEEVLKMYGIKLEEVRARMPVFRDKAASSPPVGRFYTGYYHSFVMAPTTSNTVAKCILGIADSLVTNLYSQAGKCGVPSIVYPCDIAPEMETTAPGGKKVMVYPRPVDLDATDKLRDFPYTQVVESVDELIEAVNRRLKSLGVA; this comes from the coding sequence ATGGATAAACCGCGTTTAGCTTGGGCTGTCACCGGCTCCGGGCATTATATCGAAGAATGCCTGGAATTTTTGATGACATTGGATGATGTCGATCTCTACCTGAGCCAAGCCGGCGAGGAGGTTTTAAAGATGTACGGCATCAAACTCGAAGAGGTTCGCGCCAGAATGCCGGTTTTTCGCGATAAGGCTGCTTCGTCGCCGCCGGTCGGTCGTTTTTATACCGGCTATTATCATAGCTTCGTGATGGCGCCGACGACCTCGAACACCGTAGCCAAATGCATATTGGGCATTGCCGACTCGCTGGTGACCAATCTTTATTCTCAGGCCGGAAAATGCGGCGTCCCCAGCATCGTCTATCCGTGCGATATCGCGCCTGAAATGGAAACCACTGCGCCGGGCGGTAAGAAGGTCATGGTATATCCTCGCCCGGTCGATTTGGACGCGACCGATAAACTGCGCGACTTTCCGTATACGCAAGTCGTCGAAAGCGTTGATGAATTGATCGAGGCGGTCAATCGGCGCCTGAAATCATTGGGTGTGGCATGA
- the folP gene encoding dihydropteroate synthase, translating to MFNTIEKPLIMGILNVTPDSFSDGGRHYSLDNALEQCRKMLAEGADIIDIGGESTRPGSDPVSAAQQIERVVPVIEAIRKHLASDSLISIDTTQSSVAEAALSVGADMINDISAGEDDAMIFDLAAKRQVPIILMHKQGTPKTMQDKPHYQDVVGEVLNHLMQRTNQAIEQGVDRSNIAIDPGIGFGKRKQDNLDLLAHLDRFVESGYPILLGTSRKRFMGSILDVAEPTELITATAVTTALGVMAGVKLFRVHDIKENKQAVDVAWAIKQRRLSIKP from the coding sequence ATGTTTAACACGATAGAAAAACCGCTAATCATGGGCATTTTAAATGTCACGCCCGACAGCTTTTCCGACGGCGGGCGGCATTACAGCCTTGATAACGCATTGGAGCAATGCCGCAAGATGCTCGCCGAAGGCGCCGACATCATCGATATCGGCGGCGAATCCACCCGCCCCGGCTCCGATCCGGTGAGCGCCGCGCAACAAATCGAACGCGTCGTGCCGGTCATCGAAGCCATCCGAAAACATCTTGCTTCGGATAGTCTGATCAGCATCGATACGACACAGAGCTCGGTCGCAGAAGCGGCACTGTCGGTCGGCGCCGATATGATCAACGACATATCGGCCGGCGAAGACGACGCCATGATCTTTGATCTGGCCGCAAAACGTCAGGTTCCTATCATCTTAATGCACAAACAAGGCACACCCAAAACCATGCAGGATAAGCCTCATTACCAAGATGTGGTCGGCGAAGTGTTAAATCATTTGATGCAGCGCACCAATCAAGCGATCGAACAAGGCGTTGACCGAAGCAATATCGCGATCGACCCCGGCATCGGTTTCGGCAAACGAAAACAAGACAATCTGGATTTATTGGCGCATTTGGACCGCTTCGTCGAAAGCGGCTATCCGATTTTGCTGGGAACTAGCCGCAAACGCTTCATGGGTTCGATTTTGGATGTCGCCGAGCCCACCGAGTTGATCACCGCGACCGCCGTCACCACGGCATTGGGCGTCATGGCCGGCGTTAAACTATTCCGCGTCCACGATATCAAAGAAAATAAGCAGGCGGTAGACGTGGCCTGGGCGATCAAACAACGGAGATTATCAATCAAGCCATGA
- a CDS encoding lysophospholipase has translation MIRFSRILFVVLLSWLVGCAPAVYKPGQPVIEALLLEDRYITPDGSWLPVRKWLPEPGQTRAVLIALHGFNDYSRFFEEPGAFLKEKGIASYAYDQRGFGQSPRRGLWSGIDAYTEDLDLFVRLIKSKHPGLPVYLLGESMGGAVIIAAMSREEATPVSGLILSAPAVWSRETMPWYQRSLLWLMSHTMPWMTLTGRGLKIQASDNIEMLRELGRDPLVIKETRVETIHGLTDLMDSASNNAHNIQVDTLMLYGEKDEVIPKQPTLRFLRDFLDTEGADRTVAFYENGYHMLLRDLQAKVIWRDIAAWIKASHKPLPSGADQRDWRMLAKR, from the coding sequence ATGATTAGATTTTCGAGAATTTTGTTTGTTGTGCTTTTAAGTTGGCTCGTCGGGTGCGCGCCGGCCGTTTATAAGCCAGGTCAACCCGTCATAGAAGCGCTATTGTTGGAAGATCGCTATATCACACCGGACGGCTCTTGGTTGCCGGTCAGAAAATGGTTGCCGGAGCCGGGGCAAACTCGTGCTGTATTGATCGCTTTACACGGTTTCAACGATTACAGTCGGTTTTTCGAGGAGCCTGGAGCATTTCTGAAAGAAAAAGGAATCGCCAGTTATGCCTACGATCAACGCGGTTTCGGTCAAAGCCCGCGTCGGGGTTTGTGGAGCGGTATCGATGCGTATACCGAGGATCTGGATTTATTTGTCAGACTGATAAAAAGCAAGCATCCGGGGTTGCCGGTTTATCTTTTGGGCGAAAGCATGGGCGGAGCCGTTATCATCGCAGCCATGTCGCGCGAGGAGGCGACGCCGGTCAGTGGTTTAATTTTATCGGCTCCTGCCGTTTGGTCCCGCGAAACGATGCCGTGGTATCAACGCAGTTTGTTGTGGCTTATGTCTCATACGATGCCGTGGATGACCTTGACCGGTCGGGGCTTAAAAATACAAGCCTCGGATAATATTGAAATGCTTCGGGAGTTGGGCAGGGATCCGCTGGTGATCAAGGAAACTCGCGTCGAAACGATTCATGGCCTAACCGATTTGATGGATTCTGCATCCAATAACGCTCATAATATTCAGGTCGATACTTTGATGCTGTATGGTGAAAAGGACGAAGTCATACCAAAGCAGCCGACGCTGCGTTTTTTGCGGGATTTTCTCGACACCGAAGGCGCCGATAGAACCGTTGCTTTCTACGAGAACGGCTATCACATGCTGTTGCGCGATTTGCAAGCGAAGGTCATTTGGAGGGATATCGCAGCATGGATCAAAGCCTCGCACAAGCCTTTGCCATCAGGAGCCGATCAGCGCGATTGGCGAATGTTGGCGAAAAGATAA